GGTGACACTGATAAACTTAGatatgcaattttattttattttttgatctGTTATTGATTTAGAAACTAAATTTGTACAATTATGTTGAATATCTAGGAATCACAAAAGGTAACTCTCGAGCCAAATGGAGTCACCAAATGAAGCTGTACCTTATTAAACTCCTAAAAGATCACGATGTGCCTGGTTTTCGGACACAGAATGCTTGGAGCAAGGAGGCATGGAATAATATTCTTCATCAACTCAATCAAAAGTTTGATCAGTCATTTACTCTCAACCAAGTCAAACAGAAGGAGCAAGATCTGAAGAGAGACTATCATACTGTGAAAAAGTTGTTGGATGTAAGTGGCTTTGGATGGGATAAGGACAGAAAAATGGTAGACGCACCTGATAGTGTTTGGGCAAGCTTTACTGCTCGTACGAACAGCAAGGATGCTCTCCAATGGAAAGAAAGATCATTTCCCTTTTATGAAGAATTAGCTCCACTCTATGAAGGTGACTTCAACATAATATTCACAATTCCATTGTAACTATTTTACCTTGCAGCCTAAACTTTgtatataatgtttgattgttctaAGCAAGTCTTTGGAACTATTCTCTAGGTCGTTATGCTGAAGGGAGAACTCGCCAAGGCATGGACCATTATACtagcaagaggaagtatgcaccaGTTCCCTTGTCACAGTTGACACCGATGGCTGATCTCGATCAATCACCATCACCTACTATGCCGGTTACCGGTGAGTCGGACATGCGGTTTACTTTAGATGAAGAACTTGAGGAAACCAACTTGGATTCTCCCCCGCATCTATCTACACCTATTCAGCATGTGCAAGCCCCTCCAAGATCCACACAAATGGAGAAACATGACACTAGGCGTGGGAAAAAACAGAAGCGTAGTGCTAGTGATGACTTCCATGAGAAGTATTTAAAACTGAAGAAGGAAGAAATTGATCGATTTGCTGCCATTGAGGATAAGAAGCTAGAGGACCCCTACAGCATCAACAAGTGTATCACAGCAATTGAAGGCTTGGAAGGTCTACAACTAGGAGATATGCTGATGGCATCAGATATCTTCAAATGTAAGGAGAACAGGGAAGTTTTCTTGTCCTACTCTACTAATGAACTACGGTTGGCTTggcttaaaagagagattgcacgtgCCCAAACAAATGATCAAAATTAGCCATTGTGGTGGACTGGTGGTGATCCACTATGATCAGAGGTCATATTTTAGGGAAGCTTTTGGTCTGTGGGTGTCATATACTTTTGTCTAGTTAAATTGGTCATAGAACTGACCATGATGGTTTAGTATATTTTGATAGGTATGTCGAGAGACTTTTGGTTAGGCATGCAGCAAAACTAGCTTGATCATAAGCATGAAGTCCAAGAATGGTATTACAACTTGCATCTCATATTTCAAGTACATGAATGGTAGCAGAACTTGGATAAAATATTACATATTCTGAGATCTTCGTGATACATATTGTGCCCACATTTGCTGTGCTATATAATCTCATTTTTGATTCCCAGCTTCTCTGGAGTAATTAAAAGCATGTATATCATTGTGATAGTTGTGGTCTCCACTTGGCACATCAACAAATTGTTCTTGATCAATCTCCACAGTAGTATTCTCAGGCCATGAAAAACCTCCATCATGCAAACGTATGAAATTGTGCAGCACACAACTAGCAACTGATATGTCAATTTGTTTGGTCACCGAGTAATGTGAAGCCACTCTCAATATCGGAAATCTCATTTTTAGTATACCAATAATCCTCTCGATATGATTTCGGAGTTGTGCATGTCGTAGGTTGAATAATTCCTTGTAATTTCTTGGCCTTTGGCGAGCTCTTCCTTGTTCTTGTAAGTGGTACCTAGTACCACGATATGGAGCCAAAAGTTGTGGTGTGTTTGCATAACCAGCATCTACAAGGTAAAATTTTCCGGGGGGTACTTGAAAACCATGGCTAAGTGCATCCTGTAGGACTCTTGCATCTGAAGCCGATCCCTCCCAACCAGCATGCACATGCACAAACTTCAGATCAAAATCACATGCTACCATAACATTTTGCGACAATGTTTGCTTCCTATTGCGATATGGTTCTTGCTCATCAGCAGGTAGTTTCAATGGAATATGTGTACCATCTATAGCGTTGATGCAATCCTGCATAAATACAAGTACATAAGCCATATAATCTTCTCTGTAAAATTTTGAAATTATGTTACTCTAACTTGATCATAAGCATTTATACATACCATAAAGAAAGGGTAGAACTTTTCTTTACTCAAGATTGGATGCGGGTGTAGGGAAGGTGGACGTATGTATACAGAATAGAGTTCAGTAATTGCACTGAGCACTTCACCAAAATAGTAACTGATTGTTTGTCCACTATGCTGAAACCAATCTGCCAAagtatcatttgttgcattcttAGATAATGCATACAAAAATATAGCCACTTGTTCTTCTACTGAGACATCTCTTCCATCAACAAGGCGATCATTCTCGCGCAATTTCTGAACCAAAGCTTGAAATATATCAGTCTCCATTCTGAAGTGCCTTTTGCATAGGTCTTCATGTCCATTTAAAATTTCATTTACACGCCGTGCGCCTGTGAGTATTGAAGTGTGCATAGGTCTCCTTGAGGAATATGAGTGTTCTCCTAAAGTAGGAAGAACAAAAAGAGCAAACTCATCCTCACTCTTTGATCTGCGACAGTAGCTAGGATCCATTGGACGCTATGAAAACAAGCCTGTGGAAAATTACTGAGTTATCATGACTTCACAAGTTTAAATGTAAACTACTTAATTTGTCTAGTCAAAACTTGTACTAGTAATTTATTGGTCGATCAACAAGGACTAATTCTGGCATGCTAGTCACTTAGTGTTACTCTGGATTTTTTTGGCAGATAACCGATACAGCTTAGTGCAGATCATTGAACTGGGTGATGATATTAGGACACCTGATTTGATTCTTTCTTGCATTTTACCTCTACGTATATGTTTGAATAAGTTACAGCATGCAGAAACCAAAAAAGAATATAGCTTCTGATGGTGATGGTTGTTGCTGACATGATGCTATGGGGTGGCCGGGTGGGTTGAAAATTGTAACCACGAAACTAAAACAGACATGGCGCTGTCGATTTTCTAGATTTCGGATGGCCAGCGACAGCAAAGGAAACATGTACAGTAGGTGAACTAAGTTGAGATTTGAGAGACAACCAAGCAAGTGCAGCAAAGGGAATATATACATTAGAAGAACTAACCTCAGATTTTtcagagacggtcaagcaagtacgAGGAAAACTTCAGCAAAACTTCAGCTATAGCAAAGACTTGCTTGTAACGTTCTGGTGCATATGAATCGAAACTTGTTCTTAGAGCTGTATGAAGTGCAGAGCTTGTATATGTACTGCTGCAACCTAACGGCTAGTTTAGTGACCAACGGCTACTTGTTTGAATGCACAGCCTTCAAAATAATAATATTATAATGCCTTGagttcctatgtttttcctacGCTCCCATCAAACACGCACTTGTGCCAAATCCTGTGTTTTCCATTCCCATAGGATTCATATGGACAGGGCATGCCAATCCTCCATTTTTCCTATTCCTCCACTtttcctatcctatgaatcaaaggagccctaaatCACAATTCTATCTATCAATCTGTGGCCAGAGTTTTCGCTTTCCCCTTATTTCCCCAATCAATGGCGTGCGAGCCTCGGCAACCTCCTCCTCCTGTCTTTGTTGGGCTGGGCTTCTACCACCTTCTGGACGGGCTCCAAACCGACCACGGCTGGGCTTCCCTTCACGGCCAGCAAATTCTTACCCTAAAAAAAGAACAAGCCCAAGCCCACCGCTAAATTAAGGATGGCGCTACGCGTTATCCGACTGCGTCCCCACTTCTGATCAACTCCCACCATACGTCCCGCTGCGTCCCCTGGTCCGCAAACACTGATGATGTTTCTGAAACATGGGCGACGTTCCAACCGCCGACTTGCATCAACGGCTTATATGCAACATCAAAAATGTTCCCGTAGTTGTAGCAATGTTACAATCCTGTCCGAGCTCTGCATCACCGGCGTTGTCCGCATTGCTCACAAGTTCATGCCGCGGCAGCATGGCCAGGACGGTCAGAAGCCGACAAACCATGGGTGATCGACGACGTCGGATGAGGGAAGGGGAAGATGGAATGAGGGAGGGTCGTGGCGTGAGAAGCGGAGGATTTGTGTGGAGGGAGTGGATAAGAATGAAGGGATTCTAAGGGTGTCACTCTCAGGAAGCCACGCCACTAGTATGTTTTGTGAGTGATGTTGGCCAGCATGGGGATTACCGGTGGTAATATTTTTCTATAGTGTGAGTGGGAGACATAAATTTTCAAATATGTTAATCAAGTAtaaacattttgattttttttatggtGTGCTCATCTGACCTTTaagggatacactagtagaaaacggcccattagtcccggttccataggcccattagtctcggttcagcaACAGAGGCAAAAAGAACGGGACTAAAGCCCAAATATTTTAGTCTCGGTTCAGCAACAGAGGCAAAAAGAACGGGACTAAAGCCCAAATATTTTAGTCTCGGTTGGtctacgaaccgggacaaaaggggctCCACGTGGCTGCTGCGCAGCACTCACGTAGAAGGACTTTTAgtctcggttggtaacaccaaccgggaccaaaagggtttTTTAAGGGGGGTTTAGAGGTTTTGGAgggtttaggggtttcatattgtgttagctagctactaCATATAAAGAGAAGTGACATCTTTTTCTCCGTGCTTGCTCGACCCTAGCTACTATGTAGCTAGTTAGCTAGTGATCTTGGTTGGTTAGTTagctagtgatacgtctccgtcgtatctataattgttgattgtttcatgtcaatattattcaacttttacatacttttgtcaactttttatatgatttatttggactaacttacttatccagtgtccaatgtcagttcctatttgttgcatgtttttatttcgcagaaaatccatatcaaacgaagtccaaacgcgataaaaatttacggagaattattttgaaatatatgtgattttcTAGGAGGTGGAATgaacgcaaacgggggcccacagtgcccacaactcaccagggcccaggcgcgccctggtgtcttgtgccctcctcgaacgtcggctggagcccttcttctggcgcaagaaagataatttatgggaaaaaatcgtgtaaaaatttcagcgcaatcggagttacggatctcctggaATTTAAGAGACcatgaagcactacaaaaaaaatacacttccgtgatgatacgtgtttgtcacagtaggtcacgttttgggCTGGGCTTCTACCACCTTCTGGACGGGCTCCAAACCGACCACGGCTGGGCTTCCCTTCAGGGCCAGCAAATTCTTACCctaaaataaataacaagcccaAGCCCGCCGCTAAATTAAGGATGGCGCTACTTTATCCGACTGCGTCCCCACTGCTGATCAACTCCCATCATACGTCATGCTGCGTCCCCTGGTCCGCAAACACTGATGATGTTTCTGAAACATGGGCGACATTCTAAACCTCCGACTTGCATCAATGGCTTGTCTGCAACATCAAAAATGTTCTCGTAGTTGTAGCAATGTTGCAATCCCGACCGGGCTCTGCATCACATCGGCGTTGTCCACACTGGCCACAAGTTCATGACACGACAGCATGGCCAGGACGGTCAGAAGCCGATGAACCATGGGTGATCGACGACGCCGGTAGAGAGAGGGGGGAGATGAAATGGGGGAGGGCGGCGGCGTGAGAAGCATAGAACTTGTGTGGAGGGAGTGGATAAGAACGAAGGGATTTTAAGGGCGCCACTCTCCCTACTTTGGGCCGAGCCAAATTTGTAGCGTTGGCTCAGGAAGCCACGCCACTAGTATCATTTGCGAGTGACGTTGGCTAGCATGGCAAATGTCGGTCGTAATATTTTTCTATATTGTGAGAAAGAGACATAATTTTTAAAATGTGTTAATGAAGTCTAAACATTTCGATTTTTTTTATGGTGTGCTGATCTGACCTTTAAAGGATATAGTTAAACTATTAGAGTGTTGCACACAagttccctgatgtctactacgcaaccttcttcttgtagacgtcgttgggcctccaagtgcagaggtttgtaggacagtagcaaatttccctcaagtggatgacctaagttttatcaatccgtgggaggcgtaggatgaagatggtcactctcaaacaaccctgcaaccaaataccaaagagtctcttgtgtccccaacacacccaatacaatggtaaattgtatagatgcactagttcggcgaagagatggtgatacaagtgcaatatggatagtagatataggtttttgctcatcaaagcttgggggacaaaaaatatcatctttatcaaacatagcatccccaagcttgtggctttgcatatcattagcaccatggatattcaaggaattcatactaacaacattgcaatcatgctcatcattcaaatatttagtgccaaacattttaatgcattcttcttctaacactttggcacaattttcctttccatcatactcacgaaagatattaaaaagatgaagcgtatgaggcaaactcaattccatttttttgtaattttcttttatagactaaactagtgataaaacaagaagcaaaaagattaaattacaagatctaaagatataccttcaagcactcatctccccggcaacggcgccagaaaagagcttgatgtctacaacgcaaccttcttcttgtagacgttgttgggcctccaagtgcagaggtttgtaggacagtagaaaatttccctcaagtggatgacctaaggtttatcaatccgtgggaggtgtaggatgaagatggtctatctcaaacaaccctgcaaccaaataacaaagagtctcttgtgtccccaacacacccaatacaatggtaaattgtataggtgcactagttcggcgaagagatggtgatacaagtgcaatatgaatggtaaatataggtttttgtaatctgaaaatataaaaacagcaaggtaactaatgataaaagtgagcgtaaacagtattgcaatgctaggaaaaaggcctagggttcatactttcactagtgcaaattctctcaacaataataacataattggatcatataactatccctcaacatgcaacaaagagtcactccaaagtcactaatagtggagaacaaacgatgagattatggtagggtacaaaaccacctcaaagttattctttccaatcaatccgttgggctattcctataagtgtcacaaacagccctagagttcgtactagaataacaccttaagacacaaatcaaccaaaaccctaatgtcacctagatactccaatgtcacctcaagtatccgtgggtatgattatacgatatgcgtcacacaatctcagattcatctattcaaccaacacatagaacctcaaaaagtgccccaaagtttctaccggagaatcacgacgaaaacgtgtgccaacccctatgcataagttcatgggcggaacccgcaagttgatcaccaaaacatacatcaagtgtatcacgtgatatcccattgtcaccacagatacgcacggcaagacatacatcaagtgttctcaaatcattaaagactcaatccgataagataacttcaaagggaaaactcgatccattacaagagagaagagggggagaagaaacataagatccaactataatagcaaagctcgcgatacatcaagatcgtgctaaatcaagaacacgagagagagagagagagagatcaaacacatagctactggtacataccctcaaccccgagggtgaactactccctcctcgtcatggagagcgtcgggatgatgaagatggccaccggtgagggttcccccctccggcagggtgccggaatagggtcccaattgacttttggtggctacagaggcttgcggcggcagaactcccgatctattatgttcttcgaagtttttagggtacgtgggtatatatgggtgaaagaagtacgtcggtggacctccgggctgtccacgaggcagggggcgcgccctaggggggtgggcgcgccccccaccctcgtgggcagcccgggactcccctagtGCACTtatggtactccgtgggcttcttctggtccaataataagttctgtggagtttcaggttaattggactccgtttgatattcctttcttcgaaacactgaaatagacaaaaatcaacaattctgggttgggcctccggttaataggttagtcccaaaaataatataaaagtggataataaagcctaaaattgtccaaaacagtagataatatagcatggagcaatcaaaaattatagatacgttggagacgtatcattcccaCATTCGTTACTTACAAATTGAAGCATTTCATCCTAGGGCCGTATTTTCCAACTTAAATTGGTGTGTTGAGGTAAACTCATAGGTTTATATCATTTGGACTTGACATGTTACAAAAGTTTCTACACAAATGTTGAAAACACTCGCACACTTTTTAACTTGGATATGAATCATGTTTTTTTGGTTTTCATTTAAATTGATGGGCAAAATATAAATAATTTTGAGTGCGTTAGTGGCGTGGACACCATATTTAGTGACACTTTGTTGGCGTCTTCTTTATGCCCACGACAGCAATAGATTGTGTCAATGGTGTTGGGAAATGCGGCGGTCATCATCGTTTTGGAGGATGATGACCATGAGAAGATGGTGGATGTTGGCAATGACGAAGCAATCGACATGGTGGTCAGGGATCCTGAACCAGACTGCCGTACAATTGCCTTGGAGGTCGGTGATCCTCAAAGCTACCATCGCTCCAAGCGCCTCCAAGCTTGCCGCCACTAGGCTCTCTATGTTACTTGTTGGTTTGCATTGGATTTGAATATATGACAGTGGATTA
Above is a window of Triticum dicoccoides isolate Atlit2015 ecotype Zavitan chromosome 5B, WEW_v2.0, whole genome shotgun sequence DNA encoding:
- the LOC119309970 gene encoding protein ALP1-like, which gives rise to MDPSYCRRSKSEDEFALFVLPTLGEHSYSSRRPMHTSILTGARRVNEILNGHEDLCKRHFRMETDIFQALVQKLRENDRLVDGRDVSVEEQVAIFLYALSKNATNDTLADWFQHSGQTISYYFGEVLSAITELYSVYIRPPSLHPHPILSKEKFYPFFMDCINAIDGTHIPLKLPADEQEPYRNRKQTLSQNVMVACDFDLKFVHVHAGWEGSASDARVLQDALSHGFQVPPGKFYLVDAGYANTPQLLAPYRGTRYHLQEQGRARQRPRNYKELFNLRHAQLRNHIERIIGILKMRFPILRVASHYSVTKQIDISVASCVLHNFIRLHDGGFSWPENTTVEIDQEQFVDVPSGDHNYHNDIHAFNYSREAGNQK